From one Gracilibacillus salinarum genomic stretch:
- a CDS encoding substrate-binding domain-containing protein has product MKKLLVVYIILIGLFVLYVYQYQTSETTSNDYSEHELRGTMEETYVMLTFQAGIDYWKRALKGFEDSAEALNVSVEYRGATQYDVNEEITVLEQVIAKNPSGIAVSTMDPEALNPVIDQAVEAGIPVVMFDADAPESKAYAFLGTDNYYAGVTAAHKMAELLQEEGDVGIITHPNQLNHQERTQGFQDTIAKEYPNMTVVAVKDGRGDQMISKEVSEELMDEYPGMQGIFASEANGGVGVGKAVLDQDKKGQMHIISFDTDKGTLDMIEEGVISATMAQGTWEMGYWSLQFLFHLQHDLSGDVQAETKLPRYMDTGITVVTKENVSDYYPAE; this is encoded by the coding sequence TTGAAGAAGCTACTCGTTGTTTACATTATATTAATTGGTTTATTTGTCTTGTATGTTTATCAATATCAGACGAGTGAAACAACAAGCAATGATTATTCAGAGCATGAATTACGCGGGACTATGGAAGAAACATATGTCATGCTTACTTTTCAGGCAGGAATAGATTATTGGAAGAGAGCCTTAAAAGGATTTGAAGATTCAGCGGAAGCCTTAAATGTCTCCGTGGAGTACCGTGGGGCAACGCAATATGACGTAAACGAAGAGATTACGGTATTGGAGCAGGTTATTGCCAAGAATCCCTCAGGAATTGCTGTTTCTACGATGGATCCCGAGGCATTGAATCCAGTGATCGATCAGGCTGTTGAGGCGGGTATCCCTGTTGTTATGTTTGATGCCGATGCACCGGAGAGTAAAGCCTATGCATTCTTAGGGACGGATAACTATTATGCAGGGGTAACGGCTGCGCATAAAATGGCGGAACTATTGCAAGAAGAAGGTGATGTCGGTATTATTACGCATCCGAATCAGCTGAATCACCAGGAACGCACGCAAGGATTTCAGGATACAATTGCGAAAGAGTATCCGAATATGACTGTAGTTGCTGTGAAGGATGGGCGTGGTGACCAAATGATATCGAAGGAGGTTTCCGAAGAACTGATGGATGAATATCCAGGAATGCAAGGGATATTTGCTTCCGAGGCGAACGGCGGTGTCGGTGTTGGCAAGGCTGTATTAGATCAAGACAAAAAAGGTCAAATGCATATTATCAGTTTTGACACCGATAAAGGTACGCTCGATATGATTGAAGAAGGGGTGATATCTGCCACGATGGCACAAGGTACGTGGGAGATGGGCTATTGGTCGTTACAGTTCTTATTTCATCTTCAACATGACTTATCCGGGGATGTGCAAGCTGAAACGAAGTTACCTCGATATATGGATACAGGTATCACAGTCGTAACGAAGGAAAATGTTAGTGATTATTACCCGGCAGAATAA
- a CDS encoding phosphate/phosphite/phosphonate ABC transporter substrate-binding protein codes for MLKKLWLLLVMASLAVMLIACGVSEEGNADNSTEGEAEANDKENEASASEEESTTAIDELSISFVPSREPEEIITATEPLKDLLKEEMTNLGYDIGNVDISVGTSYEAVGEALSAGTTDIGFIPGGTYVLYDDGAEVLLTSTRAGLTNDSDNAKDWNDNKPTEASDEQVTYYRALMIAGPSEKGQELAEKVNSGEELTFEDMDSASWAVMSTSSPAGYIYPALWLKDHFDKTLMDLSNKVSVDSYGSAFARLAAEQIDVMVTYADARRDNADAWQAENNREGTIWDETNVIGVTSGIYNDTISVSKNADIMDEDLKAAIQQAFLNIAETEEGKEVISIYNHEGYQKATDAEYDKEREAQEMVQSLN; via the coding sequence ATGTTGAAAAAATTATGGTTGTTATTAGTGATGGCGTCTTTAGCAGTAATGTTAATTGCTTGTGGAGTATCGGAAGAAGGAAACGCAGATAATTCAACAGAAGGAGAGGCTGAAGCTAATGATAAAGAAAATGAAGCTTCCGCATCTGAAGAAGAAAGTACAACAGCAATCGATGAATTGTCTATCAGCTTTGTACCTTCGCGCGAACCGGAAGAGATTATAACGGCGACAGAGCCTTTAAAGGATTTACTAAAAGAAGAAATGACAAACTTAGGCTATGATATTGGAAATGTTGATATATCAGTTGGGACAAGCTATGAAGCTGTTGGTGAGGCCTTATCTGCAGGTACTACCGATATTGGATTTATCCCCGGTGGTACATATGTCCTTTATGATGATGGTGCAGAAGTACTTTTAACTTCTACGCGCGCTGGTTTAACCAATGATTCTGACAATGCGAAGGACTGGAATGATAACAAGCCAACAGAGGCAAGTGATGAGCAGGTTACCTATTACCGTGCTTTAATGATTGCGGGTCCATCTGAGAAAGGACAGGAATTGGCGGAGAAAGTGAATAGCGGTGAAGAATTAACTTTTGAAGATATGGATAGTGCATCGTGGGCGGTGATGTCTACTTCTTCTCCTGCAGGATATATTTATCCAGCACTATGGTTAAAGGATCATTTTGATAAGACACTGATGGACTTATCAAATAAAGTATCAGTAGATTCCTATGGTAGTGCTTTTGCGCGTTTGGCAGCTGAACAAATTGATGTGATGGTAACATATGCTGATGCTCGCCGCGATAATGCGGATGCATGGCAAGCAGAGAATAATCGTGAAGGTACGATTTGGGATGAGACCAATGTCATCGGCGTTACATCTGGTATATATAACGACACAATCAGCGTAAGCAAAAACGCTGACATCATGGATGAGGACTTAAAAGCAGCAATCCAGCAGGCTTTTCTAAATATAGCTGAAACAGAAGAAGGTAAAGAAGTTATTTCTATTTATAACCATGAAGGTTACCAAAAAGCAACGGATGCTGAGTATGATAAAGAACGTGAAGCGCAGGAAATGGTACAGTCTTTAAATTAA
- the phnE gene encoding phosphonate ABC transporter, permease protein PhnE, which yields MFDKVFPPKEIILPNGKTIMEKRSRTPLTVLIVIMAIYLSVKFTGFEFSVLLQSGYKFFDIVVAMVPPKWEYLPNIWKPLMDTIKMSLLGSVIGSLVAIPAAYFAASNIVQSRIIVMIARLVLSVLRTMPTLVTALIATFIFGLGTFAGTVAIFLFTLAYVGKLLYEQIENASMDAFEAMESLGMNRIQAFRYAIFPQVLPNFLSTSLFCFEGNVRYAAILGYVGAGGIGLLLDEALGWRDYAGVGMVLLMLAITVFFIETISEHFRKKLIGKA from the coding sequence ATGTTTGATAAAGTGTTTCCGCCGAAAGAAATCATACTGCCAAATGGAAAAACCATTATGGAGAAACGCTCACGTACACCTTTGACTGTACTAATTGTTATTATGGCAATCTATCTATCTGTGAAATTTACCGGATTTGAATTTTCGGTTTTACTTCAAAGCGGGTACAAATTTTTTGATATTGTGGTAGCTATGGTTCCACCAAAATGGGAATACCTCCCGAATATTTGGAAGCCGTTGATGGATACGATAAAAATGTCACTGCTAGGATCTGTGATTGGATCGCTTGTGGCGATACCAGCAGCCTACTTCGCTGCTTCTAACATCGTTCAATCCAGAATTATTGTGATGATAGCTAGATTGGTTCTCAGTGTGTTACGAACGATGCCCACCTTAGTGACGGCGCTTATTGCAACCTTTATCTTTGGTCTGGGGACGTTTGCCGGAACAGTAGCTATTTTTTTATTCACGCTTGCTTATGTTGGAAAATTACTATATGAGCAAATCGAAAATGCTAGTATGGATGCTTTTGAGGCGATGGAGTCTTTAGGAATGAATAGGATCCAGGCTTTTCGCTATGCAATATTTCCGCAAGTACTTCCTAATTTTTTATCAACTTCATTGTTTTGTTTCGAGGGAAATGTCCGTTACGCAGCTATTCTCGGGTATGTAGGAGCCGGAGGTATTGGGTTATTGTTGGATGAAGCACTAGGCTGGCGTGATTACGCCGGAGTAGGAATGGTGCTGTTGATGTTAGCCATTACCGTATTTTTTATCGAAACCATTAGTGAGCACTTTAGGAAAAAGCTGATAGGAAAGGCTTGA
- a CDS encoding response regulator transcription factor codes for MSKWKVLIADDEFIIRDGIRTFVNWADFHMEVVAEAEDGEEAVEQALANQIDVVLIDLNMPIMNGITAMKKIKEKLPGCRMVVISGYDDFRYAQEAIRLQVEDYLLKPVDPDQLAGILTELMTQLERDREEEQFFQQASVQVEKNQLQLRNRFFQDLLSSNLSKTEVLHQLQFFHLPPTLPCSLLVLKWQEGEAGQHFMKEEKQHIQKNDLQKSLEIKLQDYTYAMYSEESQWITIFLWEQLPEQVVVEIENTISEELGQHLFGHLIPISNVEIASNYHEAKQVVNQRVKSSPLVKEALAYLRRHYQDPHLTLEEIASLLHVSTVYLSKSIKQELGVSYVQILTKMRLQAAKDLLKTTDYTIREIAEQVGYDSQHYFSTAFRKAMGVTPKQFKQQV; via the coding sequence ATGAGTAAATGGAAGGTATTGATAGCGGACGATGAATTTATTATTAGGGATGGTATTCGTACCTTTGTCAATTGGGCTGACTTTCATATGGAAGTAGTTGCAGAAGCTGAGGATGGAGAGGAAGCGGTAGAACAGGCACTTGCTAATCAAATAGATGTAGTGCTTATTGACTTAAATATGCCGATTATGAATGGCATTACAGCTATGAAAAAAATTAAAGAAAAACTTCCTGGTTGCCGCATGGTTGTGATCTCCGGTTATGATGACTTCCGCTATGCGCAAGAAGCGATCCGTCTACAGGTAGAAGATTATTTATTAAAACCGGTGGATCCTGATCAGCTTGCAGGCATTTTAACCGAACTGATGACACAGTTAGAACGAGACCGTGAGGAAGAGCAATTCTTTCAACAGGCTTCGGTACAAGTCGAAAAAAATCAGCTGCAATTACGAAATCGTTTCTTTCAAGATTTGCTTTCTAGTAATCTTTCGAAAACGGAAGTGCTGCATCAGCTTCAATTCTTTCATTTGCCACCCACTCTTCCTTGTTCATTACTGGTGCTGAAATGGCAGGAAGGTGAGGCAGGTCAGCACTTTATGAAAGAAGAGAAGCAACACATACAGAAAAATGATTTGCAAAAAAGTTTGGAAATCAAGTTGCAGGATTACACCTATGCAATGTACAGCGAGGAAAGTCAATGGATAACGATATTCTTATGGGAACAGTTGCCCGAGCAGGTAGTTGTGGAAATAGAGAATACCATATCGGAGGAATTAGGTCAGCATCTTTTCGGCCACTTAATACCAATCTCGAATGTTGAAATTGCTTCCAACTATCATGAGGCAAAGCAGGTAGTGAACCAGCGAGTGAAATCATCGCCATTGGTTAAAGAGGCCTTGGCTTACCTGCGTAGGCATTACCAAGATCCTCATCTGACATTGGAAGAAATAGCGAGTTTACTTCATGTATCAACCGTCTATCTAAGTAAATCGATCAAACAGGAATTAGGTGTTTCTTATGTGCAAATCCTAACAAAAATGAGATTGCAGGCTGCCAAGGATTTATTAAAAACCACCGACTATACTATTAGAGAGATAGCAGAGCAAGTAGGGTATGACTCCCAGCATTACTTCAGCACAGCCTTTCGCAAGGCGATGGGTGTTACTCCTAAGCAATTTAAACAGCAAGTTTAG
- a CDS encoding cache domain-containing sensor histidine kinase has product MKRWTQINNFPIRYKLISHFLLISILPIICLGLFISWTVERVMEEQVTDNTLQLIDKVNESFEFYISNLQSYSYMIANNEDVAGFIGSSDRPVDSTDNRYDIQRFLRTFTTVSPEVAGIMVVNSDGEYVSNELYAPSIMDLTKTSWYTAAVKNNGIFKVIGRPDGRRLHSIVDYTNEDVVTVVRAVVDPFTDELYGVVLMDLKLRVIAEEVQDVTLGKSGYLMVMDDNGQNIFQPNQPIVTDVPLDWIGSSQSGDFSKVIDGEKTQFIYQRSPFVNWITMAVFPAEETVFGLKEINFYLVAFIFIIMLFGIPVSYFLSYSISKPIVQLVSFMRKAEHGDFKVRYQEKREDEIGLLGRSFNTMVRKINQLMHLTERQERQKRDAEFRSLQANINPHFLYNTLDTIQWMARKQKANDVAEVVASLAKLFRIGLSKGRDYISLYEELDHIDSYLKIQKTRYRDKLHYYIDVDESIKRIPVLKFILQPIVENAIYHGIKERRGAGHIEILAKEREGFLWIQIRDDGKGMSQAQLNEMRAALTAAVDRTENPEETRNKKGYGILNVQARIKLTHGECFGLEMNSEENAGTTVSILLPINLSTDEEDNHE; this is encoded by the coding sequence GTGAAACGATGGACGCAAATCAATAATTTTCCGATACGGTATAAATTAATTTCGCATTTTTTGTTAATTAGTATTTTGCCAATTATTTGTCTTGGATTATTTATCAGCTGGACAGTGGAAAGAGTAATGGAAGAGCAGGTTACGGACAATACGTTGCAATTAATTGATAAAGTTAATGAGTCATTTGAGTTTTATATTAGTAATCTGCAAAGTTATTCATACATGATCGCTAATAATGAGGATGTGGCAGGATTCATCGGAAGTTCTGATAGACCGGTTGATTCGACAGACAATCGCTATGATATTCAACGTTTTTTGCGAACGTTTACAACTGTATCGCCTGAAGTTGCAGGTATTATGGTTGTCAATAGTGATGGGGAGTATGTCAGTAATGAATTATATGCTCCATCCATTATGGATCTAACGAAGACTTCCTGGTATACAGCTGCGGTAAAGAACAATGGAATTTTTAAGGTGATTGGCCGACCGGATGGCAGACGATTGCATTCGATCGTCGATTATACGAATGAAGATGTCGTTACCGTGGTAAGAGCAGTGGTCGATCCTTTCACAGATGAACTATACGGTGTGGTGTTAATGGATTTAAAGCTGCGTGTTATTGCGGAAGAGGTCCAAGATGTCACATTAGGCAAAAGTGGTTATTTAATGGTGATGGACGACAATGGTCAGAATATTTTTCAACCGAATCAGCCGATCGTAACGGATGTGCCTTTGGATTGGATCGGATCATCGCAATCAGGTGATTTTTCCAAGGTGATTGATGGAGAGAAAACACAGTTTATTTATCAGCGTTCTCCTTTTGTTAATTGGATTACGATGGCAGTTTTTCCAGCAGAAGAGACGGTATTTGGATTAAAAGAAATAAACTTTTATTTAGTCGCATTTATTTTTATTATTATGTTATTTGGAATTCCGGTTTCCTATTTTCTCTCTTATTCAATCTCGAAACCGATTGTTCAGCTTGTTTCTTTTATGAGAAAAGCAGAGCATGGAGACTTCAAGGTCCGTTACCAGGAAAAAAGAGAAGATGAGATAGGTCTGTTAGGAAGAAGCTTTAATACAATGGTAAGGAAGATCAATCAGCTGATGCATTTGACCGAACGTCAGGAGAGACAAAAGCGAGACGCAGAGTTTCGCAGTTTGCAGGCGAATATCAATCCGCATTTTCTCTATAATACGCTGGATACTATACAATGGATGGCACGAAAACAAAAAGCTAACGATGTCGCCGAAGTCGTTGCTTCCCTTGCCAAGCTGTTTCGAATTGGCTTAAGTAAAGGCCGCGATTATATTTCATTATATGAAGAGCTGGATCATATTGATAGTTATTTAAAGATACAAAAAACCAGATACCGAGATAAACTGCATTACTACATTGACGTAGATGAATCGATCAAGCGCATACCTGTATTAAAATTCATTTTGCAGCCAATTGTTGAAAATGCGATTTATCATGGTATTAAAGAGCGACGAGGAGCGGGACATATAGAAATTCTGGCGAAAGAGAGAGAAGGGTTTCTTTGGATTCAAATTAGAGATGATGGAAAAGGAATGTCGCAAGCACAATTGAATGAAATGCGAGCCGCCTTAACTGCAGCGGTGGACCGTACAGAAAATCCTGAGGAGACCCGCAATAAGAAAGGCTATGGCATTCTAAACGTACAAGCTAGAATTAAGCTGACACACGGAGAGTGTTTCGGTCTGGAGATGAATAGCGAAGAAAACGCTGGAACGACGGTTTCAATTTTACTTCCTATTAATCTGTCAACTGATGAGGAGGATAATCATGAGTAA
- a CDS encoding Ig domain protein group 2 domain protein produces MLKKLSYLLIVVLCLLIVCSPVVDAEGPSDPAPEIDAIGSANGMSVLFDNTHGQTAGAADWVIDGAFSDFADAIAEEGYDVKELRKVGRFSLSDLTPYDVFVIPEANIPFSTQEQQAMLAYVDQGGSIFFIADHYNADRNKNRWDSSEVFNGYRRGAWSDPALGMSQEEENSFYMENVTSSDWLSDNFGMRIRYNALGNVESDVIVSPSQSFDITSNVGTMTMHAGSTVAITDPAKAKGIVYIEDTNASWSHAVDQGVYNGGGEAEGPYVAIGKHSLGKVAVIGDSSPVEDITPKYKREETGGTKTTYNGFYDHDNHVLLVNLINWLATQENYSSFDQLTGIHLDQTTNLLTMENPASSTEPQSEPWDTPDAGYNWWDHSTFAEGSYGYSENDEPTDPEEPVDGATEDFDSGNKAAYAAGTVLLESGSWTFDNALLGKLSTDKKYGTQSARIRSNGSITMNFDVSGAESISLSHANFNHDSGAEWSLEQSTDGGSSWTHVAGPYSSSSSLAESTILTNETNTVRFRIVVSGTSGERINIDNFTIAE; encoded by the coding sequence ATGCTAAAGAAATTGTCCTACTTGTTAATTGTTGTTTTGTGTTTACTCATTGTGTGTTCACCTGTAGTTGATGCGGAAGGTCCATCTGACCCTGCTCCGGAGATTGATGCGATTGGGTCAGCAAATGGAATGTCGGTTTTGTTTGATAACACGCACGGGCAAACAGCAGGTGCTGCGGATTGGGTAATTGATGGTGCTTTCTCAGATTTTGCTGATGCGATTGCTGAAGAAGGTTATGATGTGAAGGAATTGCGAAAAGTTGGAAGATTTAGTTTGTCTGATTTAACCCCTTACGATGTTTTTGTTATTCCTGAAGCGAATATTCCGTTTTCTACCCAGGAACAGCAAGCAATGCTAGCTTATGTCGATCAAGGTGGAAGTATATTTTTTATTGCAGATCACTATAATGCAGATCGAAACAAAAACAGATGGGATTCCTCCGAGGTATTTAATGGGTACCGACGAGGTGCTTGGTCAGATCCCGCATTGGGAATGAGTCAGGAAGAAGAGAATTCCTTTTACATGGAGAATGTAACTAGTTCTGACTGGCTGAGTGATAACTTCGGTATGCGAATACGATACAATGCGCTGGGGAACGTGGAATCAGATGTGATAGTTTCTCCGTCTCAGTCATTTGATATTACCAGTAATGTAGGAACGATGACGATGCATGCCGGTTCTACCGTGGCCATTACAGATCCTGCTAAAGCGAAGGGAATTGTCTATATAGAAGATACCAATGCGTCGTGGTCACATGCAGTTGATCAAGGTGTCTATAATGGTGGCGGGGAAGCTGAAGGCCCATATGTAGCAATTGGAAAACACAGCCTAGGAAAAGTAGCCGTAATTGGTGATTCTTCACCAGTTGAAGATATTACGCCAAAGTATAAACGCGAAGAAACAGGCGGGACGAAAACAACTTATAATGGGTTTTATGATCATGACAATCATGTCTTACTTGTTAATTTAATTAATTGGTTAGCAACCCAGGAAAACTATTCATCTTTCGATCAATTAACTGGAATTCATTTAGATCAAACTACAAACTTATTAACTATGGAAAATCCTGCTTCTTCAACAGAACCACAATCAGAGCCATGGGACACACCTGATGCAGGGTATAATTGGTGGGATCACTCTACCTTTGCAGAAGGTTCCTACGGATATTCAGAAAATGATGAACCGACGGACCCAGAAGAGCCAGTTGATGGTGCAACAGAAGATTTTGATTCAGGTAATAAGGCAGCTTATGCAGCGGGAACTGTATTGCTCGAGTCTGGATCATGGACCTTTGATAATGCATTGCTTGGGAAATTATCAACGGATAAGAAATATGGTACACAGTCGGCTCGTATCCGATCCAATGGTTCTATAACGATGAACTTCGATGTAAGTGGCGCAGAGAGTATTAGTTTATCACATGCTAATTTTAACCATGATAGTGGAGCGGAATGGTCATTAGAACAGTCCACTGATGGCGGATCATCTTGGACACATGTAGCAGGTCCATACAGCAGTAGCAGTTCTTTAGCTGAGTCAACGATTCTAACAAATGAAACGAATACAGTACGTTTTCGAATTGTGGTAAGTGGTACTAGTGGAGAACGCATCAATATTGATAATTTTACGATAGCAGAATAA
- a CDS encoding putative RNA methyltransferase codes for MKKIERAAQLIDKHHSLFQCPICKEAVKIKDTSVICASHHQFDLAKKGYVNFYTKASPKDYDKQLFEARYQMIKSGMYDLLHQKIVDIIAAEANTPLNMLDVGCGEGSHLQHIQHQSDHRITAIGMDIAKDGILTAAKYHPDMIWTVADLAQSPFQSGKFDVILNILSPANYQEFKRLLMNNGLLIKVIPRAGYLKEIREQVMQQDSEHYSNKEVINNCRKQFEHIQVETIQYSWDIPGELHTALWNMTPLTWGKQVKKPFQSITIDFDIIIAKA; via the coding sequence ATGAAGAAAATCGAACGAGCAGCACAATTAATAGATAAGCATCACTCTCTTTTTCAATGCCCGATTTGTAAAGAAGCAGTTAAGATCAAGGATACCTCGGTAATCTGTGCCTCTCATCACCAATTTGACTTAGCGAAAAAAGGTTATGTCAATTTCTATACGAAAGCCTCTCCAAAAGATTATGACAAACAGCTTTTTGAAGCGCGTTATCAGATGATTAAAAGCGGGATGTATGACTTACTTCATCAGAAAATTGTCGATATTATTGCTGCAGAAGCTAATACACCATTAAATATGTTAGATGTTGGTTGTGGAGAAGGATCACATCTGCAGCATATTCAGCATCAATCTGATCACAGGATAACGGCTATCGGTATGGATATTGCCAAAGATGGTATTCTGACTGCTGCTAAATATCATCCGGATATGATTTGGACGGTTGCTGATTTAGCACAAAGTCCTTTTCAAAGTGGAAAATTTGATGTGATATTAAATATATTATCGCCTGCAAATTATCAGGAATTTAAACGGTTGTTAATGAATAATGGCCTCTTAATAAAAGTCATTCCACGTGCCGGTTATTTAAAAGAAATCCGAGAGCAGGTAATGCAACAGGATAGTGAGCATTACTCTAACAAAGAAGTTATTAATAATTGCCGAAAACAATTTGAACATATTCAAGTGGAAACGATTCAGTATAGCTGGGACATTCCAGGCGAATTACATACTGCACTTTGGAATATGACGCCTTTAACGTGGGGAAAACAGGTGAAAAAGCCGTTTCAATCAATTACCATTGATTTCGATATAATAATTGCTAAAGCGTAA
- the phnC gene encoding phosphonate ABC transporter ATP-binding protein, translating to MIEFINVDKTYGKSVKALQQINLKIEKGEFVAVIGLSGAGKSTLIRCINRMHDITSGSLVVDGIEVGELRGKEIRKFRRRIGMIFQSFHLVTRTTVFKNVLVSFVPELPFWRKVTGIFSKEWKLKALTALDQVGILDKAYVRVDQLSGGQQQRVALARTLAQNPDILLADEPIASLDPVTSKQVMDDFKRINQQMDISVIMNIHHVEVALEYAERIIGVREGQIVYDGPSQEVTDEILDYIYKGRKEGMTAEVYGEGAYV from the coding sequence ATGATAGAGTTTATAAACGTAGATAAGACATATGGTAAAAGCGTGAAAGCATTACAGCAGATTAATTTGAAGATTGAGAAAGGGGAATTCGTGGCGGTTATTGGCTTATCAGGTGCCGGGAAATCGACGCTGATTCGTTGTATTAATCGTATGCACGATATTACCTCTGGCTCTCTCGTTGTGGATGGGATCGAAGTTGGAGAATTACGTGGTAAAGAGATTCGCAAGTTCCGCCGGCGAATCGGTATGATTTTTCAATCCTTTCACCTGGTTACACGAACTACGGTATTTAAAAATGTTCTGGTTTCCTTTGTGCCGGAATTACCTTTCTGGAGGAAGGTGACCGGAATATTTTCGAAAGAATGGAAATTAAAAGCGTTAACAGCACTTGATCAAGTAGGGATACTGGATAAAGCATACGTGCGAGTTGATCAGCTCTCTGGTGGTCAGCAGCAACGGGTGGCATTAGCAAGAACATTAGCACAAAATCCCGATATACTACTGGCTGATGAACCGATCGCCTCCTTAGATCCCGTTACATCCAAACAAGTCATGGATGATTTTAAGCGAATCAATCAACAAATGGATATATCGGTAATTATGAATATTCATCATGTCGAAGTAGCGTTGGAATATGCGGAGCGGATTATTGGAGTCAGGGAAGGGCAAATAGTTTATGACGGACCTTCTCAAGAAGTAACGGACGAGATATTAGATTATATTTATAAAGGCAGAAAAGAAGGTATGACAGCGGAAGTGTATGGAGAAGGTGCTTATGTTTGA
- the phnE gene encoding phosphonate ABC transporter, permease protein PhnE translates to MDVIEKKLYAAPKNKKYLLVMAGMIVVLFIWSLTAVNVENMEESGWAIAQSILTGIVTPDLDLLLNVTRQGVLYLLVETIAIAFLGTIIGAILAVPLAFLSASNVVPKPLAFLTRLLLIVIRTVPSLIYGLMFIRVTGPGPFAGVLTIGLISVGMLAKLFVDAIEDLDTSIFESMTSIGCTTFEKIRFGIVPQLFAIFLSVIIYRFDMNLREASILGLVAAGGIGAPLIFAMNAYRWNEVGSILIGLVVLILMVELYSNYTRNKLVRG, encoded by the coding sequence ATGGATGTAATCGAAAAAAAATTATATGCAGCACCGAAAAATAAAAAATACTTGTTAGTGATGGCAGGTATGATCGTCGTGTTATTTATTTGGTCATTAACCGCAGTGAATGTTGAGAATATGGAGGAAAGCGGCTGGGCAATTGCGCAGAGCATTTTGACTGGTATTGTGACACCGGACTTGGATTTACTTCTGAATGTCACCAGGCAGGGAGTATTGTATTTGTTAGTCGAAACGATCGCGATTGCCTTTTTGGGTACGATTATTGGAGCTATTCTTGCGGTACCATTAGCTTTCTTGTCAGCATCAAATGTCGTGCCAAAACCGTTAGCTTTTTTAACCAGGCTTCTGCTTATAGTGATTCGGACGGTACCTTCTTTAATATACGGTCTGATGTTTATTCGAGTGACAGGGCCTGGTCCTTTTGCAGGTGTATTAACGATCGGATTGATTTCCGTGGGAATGCTTGCTAAATTATTCGTGGACGCTATTGAGGATTTGGATACGAGCATTTTTGAATCGATGACGTCCATCGGATGTACAACCTTTGAAAAAATTCGTTTCGGTATCGTGCCACAGCTTTTTGCGATATTTTTATCGGTCATCATTTATCGTTTTGATATGAATCTGCGTGAAGCGTCGATTCTTGGCCTGGTCGCGGCGGGTGGTATAGGTGCACCATTAATCTTCGCGATGAACGCCTATCGCTGGAACGAAGTAGGTTCGATCCTGATTGGGTTAGTTGTGCTAATTTTAATGGTGGAACTTTATTCCAATTATACACGGAATAAGTTAGTCAGAGGGTGA